The Desulfarculaceae bacterium genome window below encodes:
- a CDS encoding branched-chain amino acid ABC transporter permease, with protein sequence MGLIYALNGLYFAAFLFLTSLGLSIILGVMGILNLAHGSLYAIGGFIAAYFIGMMTGSSTILMLVTAAASAMVLSGLVGLVIETTLIKPLYKRPLEYQLLITFGILMLIEDLIKLVFGGESRYASAPFDAMGSVQIMGHTYPAYFLFVMLITAVAGMIIWWVMAKTKLGIMLRAIEMDRDMAQAMGIPMRRLTVTAFVLGAALAGLAGALVVPTTPAVMGMGMDVLIMAFIVVVIGGLGSLKGALVGSLLVGLTRSFTVAYFAELEMPLLFLIAVVILVIKPEGLFGQK encoded by the coding sequence ATGGGGCTGATCTATGCCCTCAACGGCCTGTATTTCGCGGCCTTTTTGTTTCTGACCTCGCTGGGGCTGAGCATCATTCTGGGGGTCATGGGCATCCTGAATCTGGCCCACGGCTCGCTGTACGCCATCGGCGGGTTCATCGCCGCCTACTTCATCGGAATGATGACCGGCTCCTCGACGATCTTGATGCTGGTGACCGCGGCGGCCTCGGCCATGGTGCTTTCGGGCCTGGTGGGCCTGGTCATCGAGACCACCCTCATCAAGCCCTTGTACAAGCGGCCCCTGGAGTATCAGCTCCTGATCACCTTCGGCATCCTCATGCTCATCGAGGACCTGATCAAGCTGGTCTTCGGCGGCGAGAGCCGCTACGCCAGCGCGCCCTTCGACGCCATGGGCAGCGTGCAGATCATGGGGCACACCTACCCGGCATACTTCCTGTTCGTCATGCTCATAACCGCCGTGGCCGGCATGATCATCTGGTGGGTCATGGCCAAGACCAAGCTGGGGATCATGCTCCGGGCCATCGAGATGGACCGGGACATGGCCCAGGCCATGGGCATACCCATGCGGCGGCTCACCGTGACGGCCTTCGTGTTGGGCGCCGCCCTGGCCGGGCTGGCCGGGGCCCTGGTGGTGCCCACCACCCCCGCGGTGATGGGCATGGGCATGGACGTGTTGATCATGGCCTTCATCGTGGTGGTCATCGGCGGGCTGGGCAGCCTGAAGGGCGCCCTGGTGGGTTCGCTCTTGGTCGGCCTCACCCGCTCATTCACCGTGGCCTACTTCGCCGAGTTGGAGATGCCGCTGTTGTTCCTGATAGCGGTGGTCATCCTGGTGATAAAGCCCGAAGGCCTTTTCGGGCAGAAGTGA
- a CDS encoding branched-chain amino acid ABC transporter permease translates to MTKYLFSSRALAYLITLVVLLLLPQVLDPYHLNMVETGLSLAILGLGLNLLLRYAGVLSFGHGAYFAAGAYAVGLLYMYFPEHFSFELAILASLAVSALVSAIFGFVCVRHTRIFFSILTLALAMLMFAILEKAYHFTGGSDGIRIPLPTFFGMEITGMRRFQFMVGPYYYIVVGIFSAATLVMLAIVNSPFGKALQATRDNEVRAEMVGIRVKRFRWYAFVISGTFSGLAGGVWSFVSGHITPEISNWVFSGEIVYMVLLGGFMIFEGPIVGAVLFTYLRLYAVAWTEYWMLIVGGTLVVLVLLLPGGVTGGVADLVGKLRPRRAEGRG, encoded by the coding sequence ATGACTAAGTATCTATTCAGCTCGCGGGCCCTGGCCTACCTCATCACCCTGGTGGTGCTGCTCCTGCTGCCCCAAGTGCTCGACCCCTACCACCTGAACATGGTGGAGACCGGCCTGTCCCTGGCCATCCTGGGCCTGGGGCTCAACCTGCTGCTCCGCTATGCCGGGGTGCTCAGTTTCGGCCACGGGGCCTACTTCGCGGCCGGGGCCTACGCGGTGGGCCTGCTCTACATGTATTTCCCGGAGCATTTCAGCTTCGAGCTGGCCATCCTGGCTTCCCTGGCCGTGTCGGCCCTGGTGTCGGCCATTTTCGGTTTCGTGTGCGTGCGCCACACCCGCATCTTCTTTTCCATCCTCACCCTGGCCCTGGCCATGCTCATGTTCGCGATCCTGGAAAAGGCCTACCATTTCACCGGCGGCTCGGACGGCATCCGCATCCCCCTGCCCACCTTCTTCGGCATGGAGATCACGGGCATGCGCCGCTTCCAGTTCATGGTGGGGCCCTACTACTACATCGTGGTGGGCATCTTCTCCGCGGCCACCCTGGTTATGCTGGCCATCGTGAACTCGCCCTTCGGCAAGGCCTTGCAAGCCACCCGCGACAACGAGGTGCGCGCCGAAATGGTGGGCATCCGGGTCAAGCGCTTCCGCTGGTACGCCTTTGTCATCTCCGGCACCTTCAGCGGCCTGGCCGGCGGGGTGTGGAGCTTTGTCAGCGGCCACATCACCCCGGAGATATCCAACTGGGTCTTTTCCGGCGAGATCGTCTACATGGTCTTGCTGGGCGGCTTCATGATCTTCGAGGGGCCCATCGTGGGCGCGGTGTTGTTCACCTACCTGAGGCTCTACGCCGTGGCCTGGACCGAGTACTGGATGCTCATCGTGGGCGGCACCCTGGTGGTGCTGGTGCTCTTGTTGCCCGGCGGAGTGACCGGAGGGGTCGCCGACCTTGTGGGCAAGCTTCGGCCGCGCCGCGCGGAAGGGAGGGGCTAG